A genomic region of Pseudomonas abietaniphila contains the following coding sequences:
- a CDS encoding beta-agarase produces MIRRSLSAFLAIACAGPVYAAPDGQQTLFNFVRPADVVQVTTQDATLPQANAEQTAEGEVLRRVIFNPVAKPSLRLTPQNGVWDWSADSAMTLRVQSAMDWALTLYVQIQSSDGKTLNSRIDLPAGPAQTLIVPLQASSPLSQGMRVGPPMPWTYEGQRVLLASAEGELNAAQVSSVTVSMSQPDVAQSVLIEKFGVQEGDAIQKAAYTHLLDGYGQYTRGKWPEKINSDDQLKALAGKEQTQLKAWLKDRPAQDKYGGLLKGPTFEAKGFFRTEKRNDRWYLVTPEGHPFYSLGVNAVTADDSQTYVEGRETMFSSLPGDDDPLATFYGKGNDHRDTGASKDRRFDQGRTFDFYGANLQRTYGAFDTQRWADHTLQRLQAWGFNTIGNWSEPALENPDVSAQSHVPYTLPLSIVGDYVSISTGHDWWGGMPDPFDPRFAMATERAVAIAARDHRDDPYLIGYFADNELAWAAPGDDPHDRYALAYGTLRLTTDVPAKRAFLKQLRDKYRNQEGLSKAWGIDLPAWELMEDPGFEPPLPSAEHPEIENDFKYFQRVFAETYFKTISDALKWHAPNHLLLGGRFSVSTPEAIEACAKFCDVLSFNLYTPKPQDGVDFAKLRVLDKPVLVSEFHFGSRDRGPFWGGAMEVAREEDRGPAYASFLKSALAEPSIVGVHWFQYLDQPATGRMLDGENGHLGLVGITDVPYQGFVEAVRKANGQVADVMGKIQ; encoded by the coding sequence ATGATTCGCCGTTCACTGTCTGCCTTCCTCGCCATCGCGTGCGCAGGACCTGTGTATGCCGCGCCCGACGGCCAGCAGACGCTGTTCAATTTCGTTCGGCCTGCCGATGTGGTGCAAGTCACTACGCAGGACGCCACGTTGCCGCAAGCCAACGCCGAGCAGACCGCCGAGGGCGAGGTGCTGCGGCGCGTCATCTTCAATCCGGTCGCAAAACCCAGCCTGCGGCTGACGCCACAAAATGGCGTCTGGGACTGGAGCGCCGACAGCGCCATGACCTTGCGCGTACAGAGTGCCATGGACTGGGCACTGACCCTGTATGTGCAAATCCAGAGCAGTGACGGCAAGACCCTCAATAGCCGGATCGACCTGCCGGCGGGGCCTGCGCAAACCCTCATCGTCCCGCTGCAGGCCAGTTCGCCCCTGAGTCAGGGCATGCGGGTAGGACCGCCCATGCCGTGGACCTACGAGGGCCAGCGCGTGTTGCTGGCCAGTGCCGAGGGCGAGCTGAATGCTGCGCAAGTCAGTTCGGTTACCGTGTCAATGTCCCAGCCCGACGTGGCGCAAAGCGTGCTGATCGAAAAGTTTGGCGTGCAGGAAGGCGATGCGATTCAAAAAGCCGCTTACACCCACCTGCTCGATGGTTACGGTCAGTACACCCGGGGCAAATGGCCGGAAAAGATCAACAGTGACGATCAGCTCAAGGCCCTCGCCGGCAAAGAGCAAACGCAGCTCAAGGCGTGGCTGAAGGACCGTCCGGCCCAAGACAAATATGGCGGTCTGCTCAAAGGACCGACCTTTGAGGCAAAAGGGTTTTTCCGCACCGAGAAACGCAATGACCGATGGTATCTGGTGACCCCCGAAGGGCATCCGTTCTACTCACTGGGCGTCAACGCGGTCACGGCGGACGACAGTCAGACCTACGTCGAAGGCCGGGAGACGATGTTCAGCAGCCTGCCGGGCGACGACGATCCGTTGGCGACGTTCTACGGCAAGGGGAATGATCATCGCGACACCGGCGCAAGCAAGGATCGTCGCTTCGACCAGGGCCGCACGTTCGATTTCTACGGTGCCAACCTGCAGCGCACTTACGGTGCGTTCGATACACAACGCTGGGCGGACCACACCCTGCAGCGCCTCCAGGCGTGGGGCTTCAACACCATCGGCAACTGGAGCGAGCCCGCACTCGAGAATCCGGACGTCAGCGCGCAAAGCCATGTGCCTTACACCTTGCCGCTGTCCATCGTCGGCGATTACGTTAGCATCAGCACCGGTCACGACTGGTGGGGCGGGATGCCTGATCCGTTCGATCCGCGTTTTGCGATGGCCACTGAACGTGCCGTCGCCATCGCTGCGCGCGATCACCGCGACGATCCCTATCTGATTGGCTATTTCGCCGATAACGAACTGGCGTGGGCCGCGCCGGGGGACGATCCTCACGATCGTTATGCGCTGGCGTACGGCACGTTGAGGCTCACCACGGATGTGCCCGCCAAGCGCGCATTCCTCAAGCAATTGCGCGACAAGTACCGCAATCAGGAAGGCCTGTCCAAAGCGTGGGGGATAGACCTGCCTGCGTGGGAGTTGATGGAAGACCCCGGCTTTGAACCGCCTTTGCCGAGTGCTGAGCACCCGGAAATCGAAAATGACTTCAAGTATTTCCAGCGGGTGTTTGCCGAAACCTATTTCAAAACCATTTCCGACGCGCTCAAGTGGCATGCCCCCAACCACTTGCTGCTGGGTGGGCGTTTCAGCGTCAGCACGCCCGAGGCCATCGAGGCCTGCGCCAAGTTCTGCGACGTGCTGAGTTTCAACCTCTATACGCCGAAGCCGCAGGACGGGGTGGACTTCGCCAAATTGCGCGTGCTCGACAAGCCCGTGCTGGTCAGCGAGTTCCACTTCGGCTCGCGTGATCGCGGACCTTTCTGGGGCGGCGCGATGGAGGTGGCCCGCGAGGAGGATCGCGGTCCCGCTTATGCGAGCTTCCTGAAAAGCGCACTGGCCGAGCCTTCCATTGTCGGTGTGCATTGGTTCCAGTACCTGGACCAACCTGCGACCGGCCGCATGCTGGACGGGGAAAATGGTCACTTGGGCCTCGTGGGGATTACCGACGTCCCCTATCAAGGCTTCGTGGAAGCGGTGCGGAAAGCCAATGGGCAGGTGGCGGATGTGATGGGCAAAATTCAGTAA